In Lysobacter lycopersici, a genomic segment contains:
- the serA gene encoding phosphoglycerate dehydrogenase, whose amino-acid sequence MKKTSYPKGDIRVLLLEGISQNAVDTFRAAGYSRIELLPQALPEDALKRAIADAHILGIRSRSQLTAEVLAQGKRLLAVGCFCIGTNQVDLDAAELQGVPVFNAPYSNTRSVAELVLAEAVMLLRGIPHKSAECHRGGWSKSAAGSHEARGKTIGIVGYGHIGTQVGLLAEALGMQVLYHDIETKLALGNARPAADLGDLLARSDVVTLHVPETPATQWMVGARELARMKPGAHLINASRGTVVDIEALAATLREGRLGGAAVDVFPTEPKGNSEAFESALRGLDNVILTPHVGGSTLEAQDNIGIEVAAKLVRYSDNGSTLSAVNFPEVSLPEHDGSHRLLHIHRNVPGMLSQVNAVFSSRGINIDGQFLRTDANVGYVVIDVSGAGDEQARELRDALDSIEGTLRTRVLY is encoded by the coding sequence ATCAGCCAGAACGCGGTCGACACTTTCCGCGCCGCCGGCTACAGCCGGATCGAGCTGCTGCCGCAGGCCCTGCCGGAAGACGCGCTGAAACGCGCCATCGCCGACGCGCATATCCTCGGCATCCGCTCGCGCAGCCAGCTCACCGCCGAGGTACTGGCGCAGGGCAAGCGCCTGCTCGCGGTCGGCTGCTTCTGCATCGGCACCAACCAGGTCGACCTGGACGCGGCTGAACTGCAGGGCGTGCCGGTGTTCAACGCGCCCTATTCCAACACCCGCAGCGTCGCCGAACTGGTGCTGGCCGAAGCGGTAATGCTGTTGCGCGGGATTCCGCACAAGTCGGCCGAATGCCACCGCGGCGGCTGGTCGAAATCGGCCGCGGGCAGCCACGAGGCGCGCGGCAAGACGATAGGCATCGTCGGCTACGGCCACATCGGCACCCAGGTCGGCCTGCTCGCCGAGGCGCTGGGCATGCAGGTGCTGTACCACGACATCGAGACCAAGCTCGCGCTCGGCAACGCCCGCCCTGCCGCCGACCTCGGCGACCTATTGGCGCGCAGCGACGTCGTCACCCTGCATGTGCCGGAGACGCCGGCGACGCAGTGGATGGTCGGTGCCCGGGAACTGGCACGGATGAAACCAGGTGCGCACCTGATCAATGCCTCGCGCGGGACCGTGGTCGACATCGAAGCGCTCGCCGCCACCTTGCGCGAAGGCCGCCTCGGCGGCGCCGCGGTGGACGTGTTCCCGACCGAGCCCAAGGGCAACAGCGAAGCGTTCGAATCCGCTTTGCGCGGGCTCGACAACGTCATCCTCACCCCGCATGTCGGCGGCAGCACGCTCGAGGCGCAGGACAACATCGGCATCGAGGTCGCGGCCAAGCTGGTGCGCTACAGCGACAACGGCAGCACGCTGTCGGCGGTGAATTTCCCCGAAGTCAGCCTGCCCGAACACGACGGCAGCCATCGCCTGCTGCACATCCACCGCAACGTGCCGGGCATGTTGTCGCAGGTCAACGCGGTGTTCAGCAGCCGCGGCATCAACATCGACGGCCAGTTCCTGCGCACCGACGCGAACGTTGGCTACGTGGTGATCGACGTCAGCGGCGCCGGCGACGAACAGGCACGCGAACTGCGCGATGCGCTCGATTCCATCGAAGGAACGCTGCGGACACGGGTGTTGTATTGA
- a CDS encoding NUDIX hydrolase, with translation MPAFIAALDAYRQRHPDEAATVAQFAELAQEQDADPYRRERLEGHFTASAWLVDADGRRALLTHHRKLDRWLQPGGHADGDRDLARAALREAEEESGLRDLVVEGELFDLDRHWIPERGAEPGHWHYDVRFVVRATGSEEFVVGEESHDLAWRDIGAIANDPASDASLRRMAGKWMARAGSP, from the coding sequence ATGCCCGCATTCATCGCCGCGCTCGATGCCTACCGGCAACGCCATCCGGACGAAGCCGCCACCGTGGCGCAGTTCGCCGAACTTGCGCAGGAACAAGACGCGGATCCGTACCGGCGCGAACGGCTCGAAGGGCACTTCACCGCTTCGGCGTGGCTGGTCGATGCCGATGGCCGGCGCGCGCTGCTCACCCATCACCGCAAGCTCGACCGCTGGCTGCAGCCGGGCGGGCACGCCGACGGCGACCGTGACCTCGCCCGCGCGGCGCTGCGCGAGGCCGAGGAGGAATCGGGCCTGCGCGACCTGGTGGTCGAAGGCGAACTGTTCGACCTCGACCGGCACTGGATTCCCGAACGCGGCGCGGAACCGGGGCACTGGCACTACGACGTGCGTTTCGTCGTGCGCGCGACCGGCAGCGAGGAATTCGTCGTCGGCGAGGAATCGCACGATCTGGCGTGGCGCGACATCGGAGCGATCGCGAACGATCCGGCCAGCGACGCATCGCTCAGGCGGATGGCGGGGAAGTGGATGGCGCGTGCCGGCTCCCCGTAG
- a CDS encoding amino acid permease yields MLFWRVKPLDHILATAEKKSLHRQLGPIQLTLLGVGAVIGTGIFVLTAEAAQKSGPAMMIAFVIAAVVCGLAALAYAELASMVPVSGSAYTYTYGVMGEVIAWIVGWALVLEYAIGATAVCVGWSGYVNGLLNSGIFGLVAPGSLSLPTWLQTGYFSGGGFNLLAFLIGVAVTWLLVIGTSKSAKVNAVLVAIKIIALTAFIALALPAVQSSNMHPFMPTGWGSPTGGVGVLGAAASIFFAYVGFDAVSTAAEETKNPNRNIPIGLMGALGICTIFYLLVGYGAAGSVGAQPLFGADGVALDPGSPAMTAACALAANADKLVCSHEPLAHVIRLLGFAQVGNLIALAAVLALPSVILMMMFGQTRIFFTMSRDGLLPEMLSRIHPRFHTPHVVTVITGIVVAICAALFPVGKLADTSNAGTLLAFAMVSIGVLMLRRVQPNRPRPFRTPMAWIVCPLAVLGCALLFVNLSWVAKSVFVVWGVIGLVFYLLYGKRRSYLAPGNQEPEGDAHLEQPPKFHEGPDPGP; encoded by the coding sequence ATGCTCTTTTGGCGCGTCAAGCCGCTGGATCACATCCTCGCAACAGCCGAGAAGAAATCGCTCCATCGCCAGCTCGGCCCGATCCAGCTCACGCTGCTCGGCGTCGGCGCGGTCATCGGCACCGGCATCTTCGTCCTGACCGCGGAAGCGGCGCAGAAGTCCGGCCCGGCGATGATGATCGCCTTCGTGATCGCCGCGGTAGTCTGCGGCCTCGCGGCCCTGGCCTACGCCGAACTCGCGTCCATGGTCCCGGTGTCGGGTTCGGCCTACACCTACACGTACGGCGTGATGGGCGAGGTGATCGCCTGGATCGTCGGCTGGGCGCTGGTGCTCGAATACGCCATCGGCGCGACTGCCGTCTGCGTGGGCTGGTCCGGATACGTCAACGGCCTGCTCAACAGCGGCATCTTCGGCTTGGTCGCGCCGGGCTCGCTCTCGCTGCCCACATGGCTGCAGACGGGTTATTTCTCCGGTGGCGGCTTCAACCTGCTGGCCTTCCTGATCGGCGTCGCGGTGACCTGGCTGCTGGTCATCGGCACTTCGAAGAGCGCCAAGGTCAACGCCGTGCTGGTCGCCATCAAGATCATCGCGCTGACCGCATTCATCGCGCTCGCGCTGCCGGCGGTCCAGAGCTCCAACATGCATCCGTTCATGCCCACCGGCTGGGGCAGCCCGACCGGTGGCGTCGGCGTGCTCGGCGCCGCGGCCTCGATCTTCTTCGCCTACGTCGGCTTCGACGCGGTTTCCACCGCCGCCGAGGAGACCAAGAACCCGAACCGCAACATCCCGATCGGGCTGATGGGCGCACTGGGCATCTGCACCATCTTCTACCTGCTGGTCGGCTACGGCGCCGCCGGTTCGGTCGGCGCGCAGCCGCTGTTCGGTGCGGACGGCGTGGCGCTCGATCCCGGCTCGCCGGCGATGACCGCAGCGTGCGCGCTGGCCGCCAACGCCGACAAGCTGGTGTGCAGCCACGAGCCGCTGGCCCATGTGATCCGCCTGCTCGGCTTCGCGCAGGTCGGCAACCTGATCGCGCTGGCCGCGGTCCTCGCCCTGCCGTCGGTCATCCTGATGATGATGTTCGGCCAGACCCGCATCTTCTTCACGATGTCGCGCGACGGCCTGCTGCCGGAGATGCTGTCGCGGATCCATCCGCGCTTCCACACCCCGCACGTGGTCACGGTCATCACCGGTATAGTCGTAGCGATCTGCGCCGCGCTGTTCCCGGTCGGCAAGCTGGCGGACACTTCCAACGCCGGCACCCTGCTCGCGTTCGCGATGGTGTCGATCGGCGTACTGATGCTGCGCCGCGTGCAGCCGAACCGCCCGCGCCCGTTCCGCACGCCGATGGCCTGGATCGTGTGTCCGCTCGCCGTGCTCGGCTGCGCCCTGCTCTTCGTCAACCTGAGCTGGGTCGCGAAGTCGGTGTTCGTGGTGTGGGGCGTGATCGGGCTGGTCTTCTACCTGCTCTACGGCAAGCGTCGCAGCTACCTGGCCCCGGGCAACCAGGAACCGGAAGGCGATGCCCACCTGGAACAGCCGCCTAAGTTCCACGAGGGACCCGATCCCGGCCCGTAA
- a CDS encoding amino acid permease: protein MNRLFATKHPLAVNDEAGQLQLHRTLGPWGLTALGIGAVIGGGIFVITGQAAAEHAGPAIMLSFVLAAICCTFCALAYAEFAAMVPVSGSAYTYTYATLGELAAWFIGWMLVLEYGVSASAVAVSWTGYFLSLLDHFNIHLPEQWVNAPLDAKLQPTGAIANLPAAGIVLLLTWLCYVGIRKSSSMNMAMVLLKTGLIVLVIAAGWKYVDPGNWHPFIPANEAPGRFGWDGVLRGASMVFFAYIGFEAVSVAAQESHKPQRDLPIGMLLSLAICTVLYVAMAAVMTGLVPFAQLGTDEPVVTAVAAHPELGWLRVIVEIGALIGLSSVVLVMIIGQPRIFMIMARDGLLPQVFTRIHPVYRTPHINTVITGIGIALLAAVFPLDVLGDLTSMGTLIAFAAVCAGVLILRRTQPDLPRPFRIRFVWFVCLAGVVSCFILLSTMTMHNWALMLGWTAIGFLIYFLYGYRHSRLARSGS, encoded by the coding sequence ATGAATCGACTCTTCGCCACCAAACACCCGCTGGCCGTCAACGACGAAGCCGGGCAACTGCAGCTGCACCGCACCCTCGGCCCGTGGGGACTAACCGCGCTCGGCATCGGCGCGGTGATCGGCGGCGGCATCTTCGTGATCACCGGGCAAGCCGCGGCCGAACACGCCGGCCCGGCGATCATGCTCTCGTTCGTGCTGGCGGCGATCTGCTGCACGTTCTGCGCGCTGGCCTACGCCGAATTCGCGGCGATGGTGCCGGTATCCGGCAGCGCCTATACCTACACCTACGCCACACTCGGCGAACTCGCGGCCTGGTTCATCGGCTGGATGCTGGTGCTCGAATACGGCGTGTCCGCATCCGCGGTGGCGGTGAGCTGGACGGGGTACTTCCTGAGCCTGCTCGACCACTTCAACATCCATTTGCCGGAGCAATGGGTGAACGCGCCGCTGGACGCGAAACTGCAACCGACCGGCGCCATCGCCAACCTGCCGGCCGCGGGCATCGTGTTGTTGCTGACGTGGCTGTGCTACGTCGGCATCCGCAAATCCTCGTCGATGAACATGGCGATGGTGCTGCTCAAGACCGGGCTGATCGTGCTGGTGATCGCCGCCGGCTGGAAATACGTGGATCCGGGCAACTGGCATCCCTTCATCCCGGCGAACGAGGCCCCGGGCCGCTTCGGCTGGGACGGCGTGCTGCGCGGCGCGTCGATGGTGTTCTTCGCCTACATCGGTTTCGAGGCGGTTTCGGTGGCGGCGCAGGAATCGCACAAGCCGCAGCGCGACCTGCCGATCGGCATGCTGCTGTCGCTGGCGATCTGCACGGTGCTGTACGTGGCGATGGCGGCGGTGATGACCGGGCTGGTGCCGTTCGCGCAACTGGGCACCGACGAACCGGTGGTGACGGCCGTGGCCGCGCACCCGGAACTGGGCTGGCTGCGCGTGATCGTGGAGATCGGCGCGCTGATCGGCCTGTCGTCGGTGGTGCTGGTGATGATCATCGGCCAGCCGCGCATCTTCATGATCATGGCGCGCGACGGCCTGCTGCCGCAGGTGTTCACGCGCATCCACCCCGTCTACCGCACGCCGCACATCAATACCGTGATCACCGGCATCGGCATCGCGCTGCTGGCGGCGGTGTTCCCGCTCGACGTGCTCGGCGACCTGACCTCGATGGGCACGCTGATCGCGTTCGCCGCGGTCTGCGCGGGCGTGCTGATCCTGCGCCGGACGCAGCCCGACCTGCCGCGGCCGTTCCGGATCCGCTTCGTCTGGTTCGTCTGCCTCGCCGGCGTGGTCAGCTGTTTCATCCTGCTGTCGACCATGACCATGCACAACTGGGCGCTGATGCTCGGCTGGACCGCGATCGGCTTCCTGATCTACTTCCTGTACGGCTACCGGCACAGCCGCCTGGCCCGATCCGGCTCCTGA
- a CDS encoding methylthioribulose 1-phosphate dehydratase, with protein sequence MDASLPYDAQHLRHLAGEIITNVRELSLAGWTPATSSNFSRRLDEKHAAITVSGRDKGRLTEADIMVVDFDGNAVGSEHRPSAETLLHTQLYKRFPDIGCVLHTHSKTQTVASRLYAPQGHVRFDGYELQKAFAGNTTHEGVMDVPVFPNTQHMPTLAAQVDALLDKGPMWGYLIDGHGLYAWGRDMAEARRHLEAFEFLLGCELELRTLK encoded by the coding sequence ATGGACGCATCCCTGCCCTACGACGCCCAGCACCTGCGCCACCTCGCCGGCGAGATCATCACCAACGTGCGCGAGCTGTCGCTGGCCGGCTGGACGCCCGCGACCAGCAGCAACTTCTCCCGCCGGCTGGATGAAAAACACGCCGCGATCACCGTCTCCGGCCGCGACAAGGGCCGCCTGACCGAAGCCGACATCATGGTCGTGGACTTCGACGGCAACGCGGTCGGCAGCGAACACCGCCCATCCGCGGAAACCCTGCTGCACACGCAGCTGTACAAGCGCTTCCCCGACATCGGCTGCGTGCTGCACACGCATTCGAAGACGCAGACCGTCGCTTCGCGCCTGTACGCCCCCCAGGGCCACGTGCGTTTCGACGGCTACGAACTGCAGAAGGCCTTTGCCGGCAACACCACCCACGAAGGCGTGATGGACGTGCCGGTCTTCCCCAACACGCAACACATGCCGACGCTGGCGGCGCAGGTGGACGCGCTGCTCGACAAGGGCCCGATGTGGGGCTACCTGATCGACGGCCACGGCCTCTACGCCTGGGGCCGCGACATGGCCGAGGCGCGCCGCCACCTCGAGGCCTTCGAATTCCTGCTGGGCTGCGAGCTGGAACTGAGGACCCTGAAATGA
- a CDS encoding 1,2-dihydroxy-3-keto-5-methylthiopentene dioxygenase, translating to MSRLRIFDENDPASPLLATSDRGEMAAELANIDVAFEQWDASQPIAPGDPHDKILDAYRADIDRLVEANGFRTVDVVSIAPDNPNRGEMRKKFLDEHFHKEDEVRFFVAGSGLFTLHVDGKVFEVLCESGDLIAVPDRMTHWFDMGPEPSFVAIRFFTEPDGWVGHFTGTDIAQRFPRYE from the coding sequence ATGAGCCGCCTGCGCATCTTCGACGAGAACGATCCCGCATCGCCGCTGCTGGCGACCTCGGATCGCGGCGAAATGGCGGCGGAACTGGCGAACATCGACGTCGCGTTCGAGCAGTGGGACGCGAGCCAACCGATCGCACCCGGCGATCCGCACGACAAAATCCTGGACGCCTATCGCGCCGACATCGACCGCCTGGTCGAAGCCAACGGCTTCCGCACCGTGGACGTGGTGAGCATCGCGCCGGACAACCCGAACCGCGGGGAGATGAGGAAGAAATTCCTCGACGAGCATTTCCACAAGGAAGACGAAGTGCGCTTCTTCGTCGCCGGCTCCGGGCTGTTCACCCTGCACGTCGACGGCAAGGTGTTCGAAGTGTTGTGCGAAAGCGGCGACCTGATCGCGGTGCCGGACCGCATGACCCACTGGTTCGACATGGGGCCGGAACCGAGCTTCGTCGCGATCCGCTTCTTCACCGAACCGGACGGATGGGTCGGGCATTTCACCGGCACCGACATCGCGCAGCGGTTCCCGCGCTACGAATGA
- the mtnC gene encoding acireductone synthase encodes MTTILTDIEGTTSSISFVKDVLFPYARAALPGFVREHGHEPEVRRWLDMVAVENGGMCQDAMIVETLQGWIDEDRKHTALKALQGMVWDAGYRDGDFTAPLYPDVAPMLRAWRGAGHSLAVYSSGSVPAQKLLFSHTDAGDLAPLFDGFFDTEVGGKRDAASYRAIADALGVLPKDVVFLSDVVAELDAAREAGMRTKLVDRREDYPEPRLSEHTHGHVRIERFDQVDPDLLDP; translated from the coding sequence ATGACCACCATCCTCACCGACATCGAAGGCACGACTTCCAGCATTTCGTTCGTCAAGGACGTGCTATTCCCGTACGCGCGCGCGGCGCTGCCCGGATTCGTGCGCGAACACGGCCATGAGCCCGAGGTGCGGCGCTGGCTGGACATGGTCGCGGTCGAGAACGGCGGCATGTGCCAGGACGCCATGATCGTCGAGACGCTGCAGGGCTGGATCGATGAAGACCGCAAGCACACCGCGCTCAAGGCGTTGCAGGGCATGGTCTGGGACGCCGGCTACCGCGACGGCGATTTCACCGCCCCGCTCTATCCGGACGTGGCGCCCATGCTGCGCGCCTGGCGCGGGGCCGGGCACAGTCTCGCGGTGTATTCCTCCGGTTCGGTGCCGGCACAAAAACTGCTGTTCTCGCATACCGACGCCGGCGACCTGGCGCCGTTGTTCGACGGTTTCTTCGATACCGAAGTCGGCGGCAAGCGCGATGCAGCGAGTTATCGCGCCATCGCCGATGCGCTCGGCGTGTTGCCGAAGGACGTGGTGTTCCTGTCCGATGTCGTCGCCGAACTCGACGCCGCGCGCGAAGCCGGGATGCGCACGAAGCTGGTCGACCGCCGCGAGGACTATCCTGAACCGCGCCTCAGCGAACACACGCACGGACACGTGCGAATCGAGCGATTCGACCAGGTCGATCCCGACTTGCTGGATCCGTGA
- the yddG gene encoding aromatic amino acid exporter YddG, with amino-acid sequence MNIRADNVDRKATLGGICAIGLWSSLALLTTLTGALPPFLVLACCFGFAGLFGLTWAARTGTAGLRAMQAPPAALALSTFALFGYHALYFFALKHAPPVEANLINYLWPLLIVLFAGLLPGVRLRAGNIVGALLGLAAAALLVTGGRGLSIDSSHTPGYLAAFCAAITWGGYSVLNRRFADVDSAAIVPACIGVSLLGIAMHLLFEPATTIAPTQWLVLVAMGVGPTGIAFRLWDRGTKHGDIALLGSLSYLAPLLSTLLLVLAGRAEPHWIQTVAVGLLLLGAWMSVRASRAAMPAAAAP; translated from the coding sequence GTGAACATCCGGGCCGACAACGTCGATCGGAAAGCAACGCTCGGCGGAATCTGCGCGATCGGCTTGTGGTCGTCGCTCGCGCTGCTGACCACGCTCACCGGCGCGCTGCCGCCGTTCCTGGTACTGGCCTGCTGCTTCGGCTTCGCCGGGCTGTTCGGCCTGACGTGGGCCGCGCGCACCGGAACCGCCGGTCTGCGCGCGATGCAGGCGCCGCCGGCCGCGCTGGCCTTGAGCACGTTCGCGTTGTTCGGCTACCACGCGCTATATTTCTTCGCGCTCAAGCACGCGCCGCCGGTCGAGGCGAACCTGATCAACTACCTGTGGCCGCTGCTGATCGTGCTGTTCGCGGGCCTGTTGCCCGGCGTGCGCCTGCGCGCAGGCAACATCGTCGGCGCGTTGCTGGGCCTTGCCGCTGCTGCATTGCTTGTCACCGGCGGACGTGGACTCTCCATCGACTCTTCGCACACGCCCGGCTACCTCGCCGCGTTCTGTGCCGCGATCACCTGGGGCGGCTATTCCGTGCTCAACCGCCGCTTCGCCGACGTGGACAGCGCGGCCATCGTGCCGGCCTGCATCGGCGTTTCCCTGCTGGGCATCGCGATGCACCTGCTGTTCGAACCTGCGACCACGATCGCGCCGACGCAATGGCTGGTGCTGGTCGCGATGGGCGTGGGTCCGACCGGCATCGCGTTCCGGCTGTGGGATCGCGGCACCAAGCACGGCGACATCGCCCTGCTCGGCAGCCTGTCCTACCTCGCGCCGCTGCTGTCGACGCTGCTGCTGGTGCTCGCCGGTCGCGCCGAACCGCACTGGATCCAGACGGTCGCGGTCGGATTACTGCTGCTGGGCGCATGGATGAGCGTGCGCGCCTCGCGCGCGGCGATGCCGGCGGCCGCGGCGCCATGA